A segment of the Zingiber officinale cultivar Zhangliang chromosome 8B, Zo_v1.1, whole genome shotgun sequence genome:
ATTAGGGGTTTTTTATTGTTGTTTTTAGTACCTTCCTAGAAATGTGTTATGGACGACTATAAAGAAGTAATTAGTTCTAATTCATAAAGAGATAATGCTGATTTCTTGCTTGTAATCTGTATTTTACTTATTTGCCTGTGCATTCAATCTAGTTATAGCATCTTTGAAATGAAGAGTATTGAAACCTGTTTGATCCCACTTCTATCCAGTTTTTCTTGAAGGAACTCTCATTAAGTCTTCTTCGTAAGTTGTATAGTAAACCATGAAGAGTGTTTGTTACTCAGTTATGTGATTACACAAACCATGGAAGTGTTCAAGAGATTTGTTatattaatttagtttgatttatttGCATATTGTGCAACTACTAACTCGCCATTGAAAGAAGCTAACTTTATCCAGAGGATTGGAAGTGCAAGTATATCCATGGTTAACAAAAATATATTAGTGTATGCATAGATGTTATGTGACTGATAACTGGATTGAACCTTACTGATATGAGGTTAATCTATGATGTGAACCTTACTGATACATGGTAAAAAGTCAAACTCTTTGACTACCTCCTTAATGTCTCCTATTACTGATCTTTCAAGCCCCGTTGTGTCCATTACTATTACTATGAAGAAATTGAAAGGAAAGAACTACGCTTTGCGTGCTGCAATAGTTTGAGTTTGGTTTGTGGTTCATGATGTAATCGGCGATCTCTTCCAATTAAGATAAGACATTGGGATAGTTACTCACATTGGTTGACTTTAGATTTTTGAGTTGACTGTAGTATTTTATAAATCACTTCAATTGTCAAGGTCATTTAGAATAGTTCTGACAAGGTCTTCACTATTATGTGCCTTCATATTGTTTGCTCTGAGTTAAAGATAGTTCTGACAAGGTCAGATGTGTAGATGCGGAGGATGTTGGCATTTACCATAGTGGCACAAGTTGGTGTTGTCCTAGATCAAATAATTCGGGGGAACTATTGACTAACACCATCAAACATATTTAAATTGATTATAATTGAATTATAATATGCTTCATTTCTGTGTTACTAGTATGTTCCAATTTACCTCTAGAAGTTTGTGAACTTCATAGAAAAATTGATTTTACATatgactagattcagaatttagaaattctgtagatttttttttaaaaaaaaatggttaGGTGTCACTTTTTTTTTTCCCTGAAACTGACTTATGTATTTCTCCATGTTGGATAATATAAACCTTAAGAGTTGCATATTATGTATATCTTTTAGTAGGCCTCAAGTGAGATGGAATGAAGACAACTTGTATGAAATTGAAGCCAATAAACCAGTGAGGCAGAAAATAACTGAACCtaaaacaccttatcatcctATGGTTGAGGATGATGGTAAGTCCGCAAATGTTGATTTATTCAAACAACTTGCACTTTGATCTAATATCTATTTAACAAGTTAAAGAGGGAATAAATAACTTTCAGATGCTTAAAACTCATTCATTGGTAATGCAGGTTGTTTATCGCCAAGAAGAACTTCGCAGGTCCAAATCATCctcatcttctactgcttgctgatTTTTTCCCCCTTTGATGAAGTGTCTTCTTTCTAATTACATGGCTCCAAAAGTTTTAAAACGGAATTATGGACCAGAAATTGATATATGGAGTGCTGGAGTTATACTCTATATCTTACTGTGTGGAGTTCCACCATTTTGGGCTGGTAAGCTTTCTATCAATAAATCCATTTTGCACACTTCATTATTTGTTCTACCACTTTCTACAAATAAGTTACTTATTATCTACTTGTGATAATGGAACCTATTATCTACTTTCTTGATAATGGAGTTCCACTTTCTTGATAATTTCCTATTTTAATCCATCTTACCTGTTTGTAAATGACATGTTAGTAACCCTGCAAAATATTAGTCTTCAAGATGCATTGCCTCTTCTCATTACATTTTAGTTCAAAATGcatggtttttttttttgcttgattTAAAGTTCAAGATGCACGGAACTTTTCTCCCCGAGAAAGCATAGTGAAATTTTCATTATATTGCTATGCTGAATTATTAGTTACCTGTGGTACATGTTTGATGGAAAAGGAGATGTAATGGAGACTTAAGTCACTAATCAACTGTAAGATTCTGGAGATCAGTATAGTAATGGCAACTTCTCAGTTGGCATGCTTTGGAAGTTAAAGAGCGGATCTGCCTTGGCACAGTGCTCTTGTGGAGCTCTTTTGCGCTAGTTAAAGTTAAAACTCTAGTATGGTTAATACTTAGAGATAAGCTGAACATAATGTCAAACTTGAGGAAGCATGGACTTTTTGGATTTTTCGTGTCCCTTATGTGCTGGAGGAGTGGAGGAAATAAGCAGATATTTTTTTGATTGTGTATTATCTGTGTGATTGGATGATAGCATCTATGCTTGGGTTCTTTATTGATTGGGATGgtaaatttaaaaaggaaaaatggATGGATGCCTGCAGGACTCTCACAGGTAAAAAGCTTTGAATCTTCAATACAATCACTAAAAGCCTGGCTGTATCGAATCTGGCTTGTTTTCTACCTAGTTATTTTCTAAGATGTGCAGCCAAATCTTGAGTATTTGGTGTGCTCTTGGGAGACCTATTATGCATATGGAGGACTAGAGCACCAAGGTCTGCTTTACCTGCATTCATATTACTCTCAAGATAATGGAACCTATTATCTACTTGTTTATTTCTTCACTTTGATTATCATTTGTCATTGGACTGTtaatctctttttgattttgtggatAACTTTGCTGCAAACTATGCTCTGAAGAGAGTTTATTATGTCAACTATGCATTGGGGATATCTGGACGCAGGAAACCTTGTTGGCATCTATTATGAACAAAGTCAACTTGACATGGCAATTCTGCATTACAAGCAAGCTATCAACTGTGATTCTACCTTTATTGAAGCTTACAATAATCTGGTAAGTTGATAATGGTCTAATATGTCAAAATGTGGTATCCTTCTTGATGGTGAGCCAGGTTAGTTAATGATCGACTTTCTTGCACATTAAAAGGGGAATGCTCTCAAAGACGCTGGACATTATAGGGTGActttttaatttggatatttttattctcttaagttttttttccttgttgaataacttcattttaataatttttcccaagtcatcctttgctttacaacctaaccatccacaagcattgtcaagccttggcaacatatacatggattggtaagctttagaaatgtttgatgacaactgtgcggatactttatttttgtttcttaatgaaacttctcttcatgcaTGAAGTACATAGAATATCATTGATAAAGCTGCAGGTTGTCAAAAAAGACTATCGGTAATTAGGaagctaatttcaaaattttcacatTTGCATACTTCACTGGTGAGCTGATCATATCAATATTTCCTAGTTGTCAAagcaatattcacaaattacaattACAATTGAAATTgctagggttgtaaatgagctACAccgatgttcaagcttgtttattagaAAACAAACTAGTGTATTGTCGAACCAACCCCAAGATGTTACTGAGAGCAACTAGAGAAAACATTTTACTTGATCCAATAACTGAGACTTGTATCAATTACTCAATTTTCACATTTTCTAgataatttaaactttaaaataacaacatacacAAATACTATCAGAAATATATAAATGTATTATATTCTACATACATTTAAATAGcaaaactaaagaaaagggaTCATAAACAAACCTTAGAGAAAGCCAGACTACTAGCTTTAAAGCATGCCCATTTATGTTATTGAACTTACAACAAATGTTCAAGCATTTAAGCTTgtttattttatatatgtttttttttcatgctGAATGAACACAAATGAACACTTGTCAGGCTGAGTATCTAGCTTGTTCACAAACATTCTGTTCATTTACAGCCTTGAAAATTGCTTTAACATGTGAATATATTTCCTTGAAGATATTAGCTAAGTTACTTGTTAGTGGACTGTGGACACTGTCAGTTAGCATTTCTTAGCAATATGGACATGTGATTACAGCCATGCTACATTCTGCTAAAAATACATATCACGTTACATGTTTTTTACACTACCACGGGGCCGAATTTCATTATAAAGTTGACTTAGTATAGATGATTCATTTAAGATGTAATCTAATGATTGATTTTATAGTAGATGAAAAGATAATCCACTATAAAGTTTATCTGTAAATATATTCTATGTAAACATAAAACAAAAGATATCCAATGATCTTCTTCTCTGCATCTCGAGAAGTTCTAACAATAGCAACTAGGGGGCTTAGAAATCACAATGAAGTTCTTctggttggtagcagaaatcacagaaaataagGGGCTTAGTGCAagatattcaggataccaagatgacatcagaggtagtacaataaatagtagatctcttcatcagaggtagctttgttcttctatgcttccttcactggatttgttgtgtagtcatatttctttgttcaaccattattatgtctagtaatttgttgtatgatgctgtcggtattctattttaaaaactcagtattctattttatttgatacatgtacacatttgttttagttatttgacatatggtggatttatgtgtttttacagtttacaaatctcaagtactccagagttgaaattgacgaagtgcggttcgagtgggctgaatgcatgctagattacatttgaagtgcggttctaccttgatgtgttaaaagaatgttctaccttgattttgatatatattagctagcttttgatgtaaaaagaatgtttgggtattttatggatattgttgtaagaagattatttatataatttgtgaatatttgtgtattttatggatattattgaatgaagaatatttgtacaatttgtgaatatttgtgtattttttttttgttattgtcggttttaaaatcaaatctgtgctgttaaaaaatatacatattacatcggttttccaccgatgtaaaaccggtgttataaagtaatattacatcggtcatttaccgctgccaaaactggtgttattaacatacaatattacatcggttttacatcgttgatgaaacggtgtcgttaagtgatactacaccggttaataaccgattcgaaaaccagtgtcgttaagtgatactacaccggttttaacccgatgtctaaaatggcagacttttaatatcggcttcatagacatcggtcgaaaatcaaatagacaccggtggaaaaccgatgtctatgaagattTTTATTGTTGTGCATCTTAATTCCCTTGACTTTAATTATCATATCATCTTAACTTTAACTGCTATTTTATATCCAGGTCCATCCATAATATCTTGTATTAGGGGACTTCCTAACACGTATCAATGGATCAAATACCACATTTTAATTGACTAGACATATAATTAAGTTAGTTCATTGGATGTGCTCTAGTTAGTTCATTGGATGTAGCTCTCAGTCAACTACCTAGGAAACAAAAGTTTTTGTTCGAGCTCAATCAACTGAATTGTTTGGTCAATTGACTTAAATCGAATTTCTGTTTAGTCAAATCTAGTATAGTTTAAGGGCATTTTCTTATtactatatttaaaatttaggataaatatcttactttattaaatttagataattattttttactacaCGCTATatcaattatcttaaaaattttattatcttctattttttattattttattctatttcttattttttttattattatatttatggaatgagagagattaaaaaaaatgaagggaagaagagagattaaaaagaaatattattttacttttaagatagaaattttattttctaaatttagaaaattactATTCATCaattctaaatttagggaatagacAAGTAACTGATGTAAAAAAATTTTAGCTAttctatctaaattttttttttattattctatttaaaatttaggataaaatattttgataggATAGCTAACTTAGATGTCGAAAAAATACACCAAATGAAGACCATGAATGAGCTCACAAGAGAACTGAGTGAAGATGGGAAAAAATGTATACTCTTCTTCAGTGATTGAGTGAGGAAGAAACAATGTATATTCTCCATTCACATCTACCGATCAGAACACGCCAGTTAATGCATTCATGCAGTAAACTTTATACTGAAAACTTACTGTGAAAGCGAAGTGTTCCTTTATAATTTCCAAAGAAATCGGCTACACAACGCAGAAACCAATGCTCTGATTAAGTGCTTCACCAGAACATCGAAACTAAAGAGATTATTCTACGATCCACTGCTTTCCAATAATTAAGATTTCTTCgtgttccttcttctccttgactCAACCTTTGTTCTTACCTTAATGCACAAGAAAAGATCTCTGTTTCCATCTCTTCAAAAGAGAGACAGAGAGAGCAGAGACTACTGCGGCTTTCTTCATCATGCGATCATGAAGAAGAACAGAAAGGAGTGGGCGATGATTTGTGGGCTTCTGATGGCGGAACTATTCATGGGTGATCGATTAATAATCGCTCTTCTTCGATCGCCGTGATTTTAAGCGTACGTGGAATTACTAACGTGGTAGTTAGTTATTGGTGCAGTGATGGGGGCGGCGGCCGGAGTGCAGGAGAAGGCAGAGGCGGTTGAGCCGATCCCGACCATGTCGCCGCCGGAGGGGAACACGACTTTCATAGAGGGGCGGACATGGTGCGTGGCTCGGCCGGGGGCGTCGCAGTTCGACCTGGAGAACGCCATCGCTTGGGCCTGCGGCCTTGGCGGCGCCGACTGCTCGGGTGTGCAACCCGGCGCCGCCTGCTACCGGCCCGACACGCTCCTCGCGCACGCATCCTTCGCCTTCAACAGCTACTACCAGCAGAACGGCAACTCCGACGTCGCCTGCTACTTCGGCGGCACCGCCGCCATCACCACCAGAGACCCAAGTAATTGATTCAACTGCTCGAATTCAAGTCTTTCTTCTACCTACTAATATCAACTTCATTGATTTGGTCTGGATTCCTCATGATAGGTTATGGATCTTGCAAGTATCTCGCTTCAGAGTGAGTGTTTTATTTAATCACCAATTAGCTTGCTGTGATTAAGCTGAATTATGCCAGTGGTTAAGCAAGTTCTTCGCTAATCCACGCAGGACATCTGCTGCCTCACGGCTGTTTGAGAGAGATTACCTCGTGAAGAAGCTGTTAGAAATTTTGGTTATTTTATGTTTGAatgtgagattagggaaatgcaCGCGATTTGATTAGGGTGGCATACGTTCTTGCAATGCATTTCTCATTATCTAGTCGAATATACCATAGTCATTATCACAGTAGTTGATGCAGGCTTGCAGACAGATGTATTTGTATAAAATGTTTTGAGAAGGTAAAGTATAATTTTGTGTAAGCTATAactttttatgatatttttttaaatttttaattatccaaaattcatgatcaccattcatttaaaaaattcaactGGTTGGATCTGTTTGTTCGAAACTTGCATGTCTCTTCTTATTCCTCCTTTACATTTGCTTTACTAATAACAAAAGTCTTTTTAAACAAAGTTTCTTTCATCTTACTCTCCAGACTCTCCTTAATGCTCACTTCAGTAGCTATGTTAAATGTCAGAGATAGTCATAAGGAACGCGATGATAAatgataattaactaaatttgagAGAGGTTTATTGAGAAGAGATTAACATatgctattttcaaaaatatacatagaaataaaatattttgaaatttgtatTTCAAGGAATAGTTTATTTTGAGTTCAAAAGTCTTTATTTGACATGCTATAATATTTTGTCATTTTTTTCCCAAAATAATAAGTGTATTTGACATGATTATTTCTGATTAATCGCTTTTTTTATTTGTAGATATGAGATAATAAACTTGTTAGTTATTATTTAAAAATGACtatgtaaattttttttactcaagttgttgtgatatatatataaattaaatgtaAGTAGAgtctatatattattattattattattattattatactttACACATCCATGCACTCTTGACATGAtcataaaatctaaattttttaatctctttcttACATCGCGCTGGCTTGTTTTTATTCTTCTCTTTCTTTGCTCGCCTCTCTTCCCTAAAACGAAAGTTCTAAATCCTCTTTGTCGCTCATCCGCTCCTCTCTTCCTCCACTTCCAACCATAGATACATGTCATCTTGTTCAACTCTTAGCTCACGACAAGTGAGTTAGGGTTTTCGTCTAAACTATACTGGTCatctctctcttctcatttttctacTCGTGTTTTAGAATAATGCAAGAAGGTAATGCAAAGGTATGTCAAGCGTTTGTCTTTTACCAATTGTAGTTTCTAAGAACCCACTATTTAAAAATCACTGTGAGGATACTTTGGTGCTTAATTTCGAAGTACATGATGATATTGATCAACATTAGTGTTGGTTTTCAAAAACTAGCACTAACGTTGGTGCTGGTGAAAATCATCACTAATGTTGTAATTTTTAAAAACCAACACCATCATGTTCTTCGAAGTTAAGCATCAAAGCATTGGTTTTGGTTTTTACAAACCAACACCAATGTTTGTGCTGGTTTTCAAAAACCAACACCAAAGTTTGTTCTGGTTTTTAAAAATCCGTTGATTATTACATGTTGGTGATGGTTTTTGCAAACTCATTGATTACTATATTGGTGctggtttttaaaaaaatacacatTGGTACTAGTTTTAGAAAACCACCACTAATGTGGTGCTAGTTTCTCAAAACCAGCATTAtcccattttaaaaaatagagaAGTCACATCAACATATTTTAGTATATGTCTGAAAAACCAACATCATAATATAAAAACTAGCGCCACTCCAACATATTTATAAAGACATAGAAGTTAGAAGGTATATTGTTATATCAATGTCAAAATCTTAGAACCATAATTTGTGcataaatatatttgtttatttatgttaataatatatattttgaataatttcAGTCATCAGTTGATGTTGGTCATAAATTCCAATGAACTAGTGTTTTAGGTCTTTAATGGGTTTTTTGGCTGTCCAACAATGAAAGGATAAGATTGTGGATCAGTTCATTTACATAATCGACATAAAGCGATTATTAAACAATCCCCTTTTACTGTATTTTTAGATATACAAGATATTTCGTAAATTCGTGTTTTACTGGTAAATATATTTCAAAGTTGGGATTTAACATCTCATACATTTATATTTTCAGGTACATTTTCTAGTTTTGAAAGATAGaagcacataataaaaaattaatcattGTAAATTTGCAGGTGCCCTAGTTACTTTCATAGAAGAGATGTATCTCTATTACTTAGTATTTCATATAGAGGTGATTTTATTCCTATGAACTCAACTAATACATCAGGTGACCTCTTTCTTGCTCACTTATCTAATAAAAAAGAACCTACTAGATTAAAAATTGAGGAGTTGTTTAAACTCTATCCTCATAGAGTTGAAGTAGATGATGCTGCTTTAGTATTTTGTAAAttatacattttatatatatttgtttgtgtgttATTTTCTTTTAGTACATACTGTAGGTCCCTTGCGGCCTGCAAGAgaagggtgaattgccctgcataaaataaaacaacaaacaCCTTTCTTAAACAATCGAACTTCATCAATTACACACTTAATCAAAATATAATGGAACTAAAAGAGTATGACACAAATTtgtacttggtttgcaatcagaggattgctactccaaggaaagTCGACTCAGTAAGAAGATCTCCTTCTAGAATAAAACAtcggaggcggagaaacctcgtacatgAAAAAGACGCTCGAAAATGAAAGACATAAAGAAACTCGAAATACAAAGTGTGTTAttcgaaaaagaaaagaacatgactctatttatagcccactggtcaAAACTGACCATTTATTGACATAACATGGTCCGAGCACCCCCAGTATGGCAAATCTCATCTTCTCACAAACGGATAAcgtgggataaaattttatctcactTTGAGTGCCCGGGCCCTTGTTGATGCCGACCCATAGCACCGAGGAGTCGAGGCACCCCAGCTAGACCAAATAGTATATCAGTTACTAGACAACTATAAGTCGAGCAACAGTTTTATTTCTTGATCCTTAAAGCTCACTATAATCAGAATCTCATCCAAAAtatagtataatattaaatttctttggtCGGGCAAGACAGGGAAGAATTCTACAAAGGTTCATGTAAATTACAAAATGATGGTAATAATAATGatataaaatatagaaaaaaatattaCTTTGTAATAAAATGTATGTTGGTACTGGTTTATAAAAAGCAACACGTATTGGTGTTGCTTTTTATAAACCAGCATCAACATgctactattttttaaaaatcaccaCCCAATGTGGAGTTGATTGTCTTTTAAAAATAGCCCAATACATTTAAAGCAACAAAACCATTAGAAACTTCCAAATAAAACTTACAATTATAGCTTCTATGTCCTACTATCAATCAATTACAAAATGAATCAACTATAAAATTGATCATGAAACATGGTGAAAAATCAACTACAATGTTGGTGTTGGTTTTGAAAGATTAGCACCAACATGGTTCCAATTTTGAAAGACCAGCACCACGTTGGTGTTGTTTTGAAAGACGAGGACCACCATTAGGCCCAACACTAATGTGGTGCTGGTTTAAAAAAACCAGCACCATGTtggtgttggttttaaaagaaaatcaaCACTAATGTGGTGCTAATTTTTGAAAGACCAGGGCCAACGTTGGGTCTACCACCAACGTGGTACTGGTTTTAAAAGACTAGCATTATGTTGGTactggttttgaaaaaaaattatctcaACGTTGGTGTTGGTCCTTCAAAACCAATAATTGGAGTTCACAAGGTTGATGTGGAATGTGGATTCTGAAACACGAGTAGAAAAAGGAGAGTAGGGATATAACCAGTATAGTTTCAAGAAAAATCCTAAGGTTGATGTGGAATGTGGATTTTGAAATACGAGTAGAAAAAAGAGAGTAGGGATATGACCAGTAAGTTTTGAGAAAAATCCTAAGGTTGATGTGGAATGTAGATTTTGAAACACACGTACAAAAAGGACAGGAAAAAGATGACAGTATAGTTTAGACAAAAATCGTAACTCGCTTGTCGCTAGCTAAGAGTTGAACAAGATGACCTATGATATAATGTATAAAGGTGGGACCCGTTAAGACCAggaagtcaaaagtcaaggggacatgacagTTAATAGTCAGGAGAAGGAGGGAGTTAGATCATCTCACATCATCAGCTGCATAATTCCTAATTGGGCACAGGCAAGGCAGGTCCCTAGATCTGAGATATAAGACGTGGCCTGGACTAGTTCTTGACCTGCCCCCGACTGATCAGACTTCCCCAGCTCGGGTTGTGTAGACGAACTTGGTACTTTCACTAAGATAACTTCGGCCAGCTCTTCAGTGATTAAGACGTGAAAGATGGGTCCCTCACCAGGCGATCAAGACTGTGGTGAGGGACCCATCTTGACCACTCATAGGTACCATCAGGCTTGAGCCTTGATGAGGAGGATGAGCTATGATGAACCGACTAGGTTTTATCACG
Coding sequences within it:
- the LOC122017270 gene encoding major pollen allergen Ole e 10-like — protein: MKKNRKEWAMICGLLMAELFMVMGAAAGVQEKAEAVEPIPTMSPPEGNTTFIEGRTWCVARPGASQFDLENAIAWACGLGGADCSGVQPGAACYRPDTLLAHASFAFNSYYQQNGNSDVACYFGGTAAITTRDPSYGSCKYLASETSAASRLFERDYLVKKLLEILVILCLNVRLGKCTRFD